One genomic segment of Pseudomonas sp. RU47 includes these proteins:
- the sdhC gene encoding succinate dehydrogenase, cytochrome b556 subunit, producing MKSQRPVNLDLRTIKLPITGVTSFLHRVSGIILFLGIGFMLYALGKSLGSEEGFAEVKACLTSPLAKFVAWGLLSALLYHLVAGVRHLIMDMGIGETLEGGRLGSKIIIAVSVVLIVLAGVWIW from the coding sequence GTGAAAAGCCAACGACCTGTAAACCTAGACCTAAGGACCATCAAACTCCCCATCACCGGCGTTACGTCGTTTCTTCACCGTGTTTCCGGCATCATCCTCTTCCTGGGTATCGGCTTCATGCTTTATGCATTGGGCAAGTCTCTGGGTTCCGAGGAAGGTTTTGCCGAGGTGAAGGCATGCTTGACCAGTCCGCTGGCCAAGTTCGTAGCATGGGGCCTCCTGTCCGCTCTGCTGTATCACCTGGTAGCCGGTGTGCGCCATTTGATCATGGACATGGGCATCGGTGAGACGCTGGAAGGCGGCCGCCTGGGCTCGAAAATTATCATCGCCGTTTCCGTGGTGCTGATCGTTCTGGCAGGAGTTTGGATATGGTAA
- a CDS encoding DUF485 domain-containing protein, producing the protein MNDSIYLSIQNSPRFKELVRKREKFAWILSAIMLGLYSGFILLIAYGPHILGAKISPESSITWGIPIGVGLILSAFILTGIYVRRANGEFDDLNNAILKEAQQ; encoded by the coding sequence ATGAACGACAGCATTTACCTCTCGATTCAAAACAGTCCCCGATTCAAGGAGCTGGTGCGAAAAAGGGAAAAGTTCGCCTGGATACTCTCGGCGATCATGCTCGGGCTTTACTCTGGCTTCATTCTTCTGATCGCTTACGGGCCGCATATTCTGGGTGCGAAAATCAGTCCTGAGTCCTCGATTACCTGGGGCATCCCGATCGGTGTCGGACTGATTCTCTCAGCCTTCATTCTCACCGGTATCTACGTGCGCCGCGCCAATGGCGAGTTTGACGACCTGAACAATGCGATTCTCAAGGAGGCTCAGCAATGA
- a CDS encoding TetR/AcrR family transcriptional regulator, with protein MSTIRERNKELILRAASEEFADKGFAATKTSDIAAKAGLPKPNVYYYFKSKENLYREVLESIIVPILQASTPFNPDGVPSEVLSGYIRSKIRISRDLPFASKVFASEIMHGAPHLSADLVEQLNGQAKHNIDCIQSWIDRGQIAPIDPNHLMFSIWAATQTYADFDWQISAVTGKDKLDEADYEAAAQTIIRLVLKGCEPD; from the coding sequence ATGAGCACAATCCGCGAGCGTAACAAAGAACTGATCCTGCGTGCCGCCAGTGAGGAGTTTGCCGACAAGGGCTTCGCTGCGACCAAAACCAGCGACATCGCCGCCAAGGCGGGATTGCCCAAGCCCAACGTTTACTACTACTTCAAGTCCAAGGAAAACCTCTACCGCGAGGTGCTGGAAAGCATCATCGTGCCGATTTTGCAGGCCTCGACCCCGTTCAACCCGGACGGCGTGCCAAGCGAAGTGCTGAGTGGCTACATCCGCTCGAAGATCCGCATCTCCCGCGACCTGCCCTTCGCCTCGAAAGTATTCGCCAGCGAAATCATGCACGGCGCCCCGCACCTGAGCGCCGACCTGGTCGAGCAGCTCAACGGCCAGGCCAAGCACAACATCGACTGTATCCAGAGCTGGATCGACCGCGGGCAAATCGCCCCGATCGACCCCAACCACCTGATGTTCAGCATCTGGGCCGCAACCCAGACCTACGCCGACTTCGACTGGCAGATTTCTGCGGTCACGGGTAAGGACAAGCTGGACGAGGCGGATTATGAAGCGGCGGCGCAGACGATTATCCGGTTGGTGTTGAAGGGGTGTGAGCCGGACTGA
- a CDS encoding MlaA family lipoprotein has translation MAKYLLLIAALLCAGVAQADNSKANAPVVVDSDGFKEPLSKLKFNPGLDQREFERSTLNALNVYDPLESWNRRVYHFNYRFDQWVFLPVVDGYRYITPSFLRTGVSNFFNNLGDVPNLVNSLLQFKGQRSMETTARLLLNTTIGIAGLWDPATAMGLPRQSEDFGQTLGFYGVPGGAYFVLPIFGPSNIRDTAGLAVDYTTESAINFLNVSEVSSNHPEVWALRAVDKRYQTSFRYGQMNSPFEYEKVRYVYTEARKLQIAE, from the coding sequence GTGGCTAAATATCTCCTGCTGATTGCAGCGCTTCTCTGCGCAGGCGTGGCCCAGGCCGACAACAGCAAAGCTAACGCGCCCGTCGTGGTCGACAGCGACGGCTTCAAGGAGCCGCTGTCCAAACTCAAATTCAACCCGGGGCTGGATCAGCGCGAGTTCGAGCGCTCGACGCTCAACGCGCTGAACGTCTACGACCCGCTGGAATCGTGGAACCGCCGGGTTTACCACTTCAACTATCGCTTCGACCAATGGGTGTTCCTGCCGGTGGTCGATGGCTACCGTTACATCACACCCAGCTTTTTGCGCACGGGCGTGAGCAACTTCTTCAACAACCTCGGTGACGTACCGAACCTGGTCAACAGCCTGTTGCAGTTCAAAGGCCAGCGTTCGATGGAAACCACCGCGCGCCTGCTGCTCAACACCACCATCGGCATCGCCGGTCTGTGGGATCCGGCCACCGCCATGGGCCTGCCGCGTCAGAGCGAAGACTTCGGTCAGACGTTGGGCTTCTATGGGGTGCCGGGGGGTGCGTATTTCGTGCTGCCGATTTTCGGCCCGTCGAACATCCGCGATACCGCAGGTCTGGCCGTGGATTACACCACCGAATCGGCGATCAACTTCCTCAACGTCTCGGAAGTCAGCTCCAACCATCCGGAAGTCTGGGCCCTGCGTGCGGTCGACAAGCGTTATCAGACCAGTTTCCGTTATGGCCAGATGAACTCGCCGTTCGAGTACGAGAAAGTGCGTTACGTGTACACCGAAGCGCGCAAGTTGCAGATCGCCGAGTAA
- a CDS encoding serine/threonine protein kinase has product MLRSLRFAALFSGLILSASALAVDIDAASYGYPLTNPFEATIATTPPDLRPELPLDDDINQSDRSLTLRPEREFILPDNFWAVKKLTYRIATQDKPAPLIFLIAGTGARYDSTLNEYLKKLYYKAGYHVVQLSSPTSFDFISAASRFATPGVTKEDAEDMYRVMQAVRAQNPKLPVTEYYLTGYSLGALDAAFVAHLDETRRSFNFKKVLLLNPPVNLYTSVTNLDKLVQTEVKGINTSTTFYELVLSKLTRYFQQKGYIDLNDALLYDFQQSKQHLTNEQMAMLIGTSFRFSAADIAFTSDLINRRGLITPPKFPITEGTSLTPFLKRALQCDFDCYLTDQVIPMWRARTDGGSLLQLIDQVSLYALKDYLHDSPKIAVMHNADDVILGPGDLGFLRKTFGDRLTVYPLGGHCGNLNYRVNSDAMLEFFRG; this is encoded by the coding sequence ATGCTCCGTTCCTTGCGCTTCGCCGCGCTGTTCAGCGGCCTTATTTTGAGTGCGTCCGCACTGGCGGTGGATATCGATGCCGCCAGCTATGGCTACCCGCTGACCAATCCGTTCGAGGCGACCATCGCCACGACCCCGCCCGATTTACGCCCGGAGCTGCCGCTGGACGACGACATCAATCAGTCGGACCGCAGCCTGACGTTGCGCCCCGAGCGAGAGTTCATCCTGCCAGACAACTTCTGGGCGGTGAAAAAGCTCACCTACCGCATCGCCACCCAGGACAAACCGGCACCGCTGATCTTCCTGATCGCCGGCACGGGCGCACGCTATGACAGCACGCTCAACGAATATCTGAAAAAGCTCTACTACAAGGCCGGCTACCACGTCGTGCAGTTGTCGTCGCCGACCAGTTTTGACTTCATCAGCGCTGCCTCGCGTTTCGCCACCCCGGGCGTGACCAAGGAAGACGCCGAAGACATGTACCGGGTGATGCAGGCTGTACGGGCGCAGAATCCGAAACTGCCGGTGACAGAGTATTACCTGACCGGTTACAGCCTCGGTGCTCTGGATGCCGCGTTCGTCGCGCATCTGGACGAGACGCGCCGCAGCTTCAACTTCAAGAAAGTCCTGCTGCTCAACCCGCCGGTCAACCTTTACACCTCGGTCACCAACCTCGACAAACTGGTGCAAACCGAAGTTAAAGGCATCAACACCAGCACGACATTCTATGAGCTGGTGCTGTCCAAGCTGACCCGCTACTTCCAGCAGAAAGGCTACATCGACCTCAATGACGCGCTGCTCTACGACTTCCAGCAGTCCAAGCAACACCTGACCAACGAACAGATGGCGATGTTGATTGGCACCTCGTTCCGTTTCTCGGCAGCCGACATTGCGTTCACCTCGGACCTGATCAACCGTCGCGGCCTGATCACCCCGCCGAAATTCCCGATCACCGAAGGCACCAGCCTCACGCCGTTCCTAAAGCGTGCGCTGCAATGCGATTTCGATTGCTACCTGACCGATCAAGTAATCCCGATGTGGCGTGCGCGCACCGACGGCGGCAGCCTGCTGCAACTGATCGATCAGGTCAGCCTGTATGCGTTGAAGGATTATCTGCATGACAGCCCGAAAATCGCCGTGATGCACAACGCCGACGACGTGATCCTCGGCCCGGGCGACCTCGGTTTCCTGCGCAAGACCTTCGGTGATCGCCTGACCGTTTACCCACTGGGCGGCCACTGCGGCAACCTTAACTACCGCGTCAACAGCGACGCCATGCTGGAGTTCTTCCGTGGCTAA
- a CDS encoding DUF808 domain-containing protein, translated as MAGSSLLVLVDDIATVLDDVALMSKMAAKKTAGVLGDDLALNAQQVSGVRAEREIPVVWAVAKGSFVNKLILVPSALAISAFVPWLVTPLLMVGGAYLCFEGFEKLAHKFLHSKAEDEAEHAQLTEAVADPATDLVAFEKDKIKGAIRTDFILSAEIIAITLGTVADASLTQQVIVMSGIAIVMTVGVYGLVAGIVKLDDLGLWLTQKPGQAAKKVGSAILSAAPYMMKTLSVVGTAAMFLVGGGILTHGVPVIHHWIEGVGAAAGSVGFAVPMLLNGVAGIIAGAGVLAVVSVVGKIWKAIKG; from the coding sequence ATGGCAGGAAGCAGTTTGCTGGTGCTGGTCGACGATATTGCCACCGTGCTGGACGACGTGGCGTTGATGAGCAAAATGGCCGCCAAGAAGACTGCCGGCGTGCTCGGCGACGATCTGGCGCTCAACGCCCAGCAGGTCTCCGGTGTGCGTGCCGAGCGGGAAATTCCCGTGGTCTGGGCTGTAGCCAAAGGCTCGTTCGTCAACAAACTGATTCTGGTGCCCTCTGCGCTGGCGATCAGTGCGTTCGTGCCGTGGCTGGTGACGCCGCTGTTGATGGTCGGTGGTGCGTACCTGTGTTTCGAAGGTTTCGAGAAGCTTGCGCACAAATTTCTGCACAGCAAGGCTGAAGACGAGGCCGAACATGCGCAACTGACTGAAGCAGTTGCTGATCCGGCGACCGATCTGGTGGCATTCGAGAAGGACAAGATCAAAGGCGCGATTCGCACTGACTTTATCCTTTCGGCAGAGATTATCGCGATCACCTTGGGCACCGTGGCGGATGCATCGCTGACGCAGCAAGTGATTGTGATGTCTGGTATCGCCATCGTCATGACCGTGGGTGTTTATGGTCTGGTGGCGGGCATCGTCAAGCTCGACGATCTTGGTCTGTGGCTGACCCAGAAGCCTGGACAAGCAGCCAAGAAAGTCGGCAGCGCCATCCTCAGCGCTGCACCGTACATGATGAAAACCTTGTCGGTGGTCGGTACGGCAGCGATGTTCCTGGTCGGTGGCGGCATTCTCACCCACGGCGTGCCGGTGATTCATCACTGGATTGAAGGTGTTGGCGCGGCGGCCGGCAGTGTCGGGTTTGCGGTGCCGATGTTGCTCAATGGCGTGGCGGGGATCATCGCTGGTGCGGGGGTGTTGGCGGTGGTTTCGGTTGTCGGCAAGATCTGGAAAGCGATCAAAGGCTGA
- the sdhD gene encoding succinate dehydrogenase, hydrophobic membrane anchor protein — protein MVTSVTNLSRSGLYDWMAQRVSAVVLAAYFIFLIGYLAANPGIGYDQWHGLFAHNGMRIFSLLALVALGAHAWVGMWTIATDYLTPMALGKSATAVRFLFQAVCGVAMFAYFVWGVQILWGI, from the coding sequence ATGGTAACCAGCGTTACGAACCTTTCGCGTTCGGGCCTCTATGACTGGATGGCGCAACGTGTGTCTGCGGTTGTTCTCGCGGCTTATTTCATCTTCCTGATCGGATACCTTGCAGCGAATCCGGGCATTGGCTACGACCAGTGGCACGGCCTGTTCGCTCACAACGGGATGCGTATCTTCAGTCTGCTGGCCCTCGTTGCCCTTGGCGCTCACGCCTGGGTCGGCATGTGGACCATCGCGACCGACTACCTGACGCCAATGGCGCTGGGCAAGTCCGCGACTGCAGTACGTTTCCTTTTCCAGGCAGTATGCGGCGTTGCGATGTTCGCTTACTTCGTCTGGGGTGTGCAGATTCTCTGGGGTATCTGA
- a CDS encoding glycine betaine ABC transporter substrate-binding protein: MKMRRLLGAGAALALAMSATLASAETKTLNIGYVDGWSDSVATTHVAAEVIKQKLGYDVKLQAVATGIMWQGVATGKLDAMLSAWLPVTHGEYWTKNKDQVVDYGPNFKDAKIGLIVPEYVKAKSIEDLKTDDTFKNRIVGIDAGSGVMLKTDQAIKDYGLDKYSLKASSGAGMIAELTRAEKKNESIAVTGWVPHWMFAKWKLRFLDDPKGVYGAAETVNSIGSKELATKAPEVAKFLKNFQWASKDEIGEVMLAIQDGAKPDAAAKDWVAKHPDRVADWTK; encoded by the coding sequence ATGAAGATGCGACGACTTTTAGGCGCAGGTGCCGCTCTGGCGCTGGCGATGAGTGCGACACTGGCCAGTGCGGAAACCAAGACCCTGAACATCGGTTACGTTGACGGCTGGTCCGACAGCGTGGCGACCACCCACGTGGCCGCCGAAGTGATCAAGCAGAAGCTCGGCTACGACGTGAAACTGCAAGCCGTCGCCACCGGGATCATGTGGCAGGGCGTGGCCACCGGCAAACTCGACGCCATGCTCTCGGCTTGGCTGCCAGTGACCCACGGCGAATACTGGACGAAGAACAAGGATCAGGTCGTCGATTACGGCCCGAACTTCAAGGATGCGAAAATCGGCCTGATCGTGCCGGAGTATGTGAAAGCCAAGTCGATCGAAGACCTGAAAACCGATGACACCTTCAAGAATCGCATCGTCGGTATCGACGCCGGTTCAGGCGTGATGCTCAAGACCGATCAGGCGATCAAGGATTACGGCCTCGACAAATATTCCCTCAAGGCCAGTTCTGGCGCCGGCATGATTGCCGAGCTGACCCGTGCCGAGAAGAAAAACGAATCCATCGCGGTCACCGGTTGGGTGCCGCACTGGATGTTCGCCAAGTGGAAACTGCGCTTCCTCGATGACCCGAAAGGCGTATACGGCGCAGCTGAAACCGTAAACAGCATCGGCAGCAAAGAACTCGCGACCAAAGCACCGGAAGTGGCCAAGTTCCTGAAGAACTTCCAGTGGGCGTCGAAAGACGAAATCGGCGAAGTCATGCTGGCAATTCAGGACGGTGCCAAGCCTGACGCGGCGGCCAAGGATTGGGTAGCCAAACACCCGGATCGCGTGGCTGACTGGACCAAATAA
- a CDS encoding glycoside hydrolase family 17 protein produces the protein MQVTCVALQPLGLTMSATSRFPLLPYLFACLLGLFALSGFWYGLGQPVILPDAATPTHKLQCASYTPFDKDQSPFDVPFKLRPERMDADLALLATRFECIRTYSMTGLEALPDLARKHGLKLMIGAWVNSNPVDTEKEVDLLIKSANANPDVVSAVIVGNEALLRKEVTGTQLVRLINKVKSQVKQPVTYADVWEFWLKHPEVAPAVDFLTIHLLPYWEDDPSNIDVALQHVADVRQVFGNKFAPKDVMIGETGWPSEGRQRETALPSRVNEAKFIRGFVAMAEKEGWHYNLIEAFDQPWKRGSEGAVGGYWGLFDADRQDKGVLAGPVTNVPFWKEWLAVGGLIFLGTLILGGRVRTTRSALVLPLLGALAACTIGAWGDLARVTTRFTSEWLWVGLLTALNLLVLAHAALTLSARTGWRERAFNLLERRAGWLVAAAGFAAAVMMLEMVFDPRYRSFASMAFVLPALVYLCRPVSVPRREIALLTFIVGAGIAPQFYQEGLQNQQAWGWALVSVLMVAALWRCLRVRSL, from the coding sequence ATGCAGGTAACATGCGTCGCTTTGCAGCCACTCGGCCTGACCATGTCCGCGACTTCCCGCTTTCCCCTTCTGCCTTACCTCTTCGCCTGCCTGCTGGGGCTATTTGCACTGAGTGGCTTCTGGTACGGCCTCGGCCAACCGGTGATTCTGCCGGACGCAGCGACTCCGACGCACAAGTTGCAATGCGCCTCCTACACCCCGTTCGATAAAGACCAATCACCGTTCGACGTGCCGTTCAAGCTGCGCCCGGAGCGCATGGACGCCGACCTCGCATTGCTGGCGACACGCTTTGAGTGCATTCGTACCTATTCGATGACGGGCCTGGAGGCGTTGCCGGATCTGGCGCGCAAACATGGCCTGAAATTGATGATCGGCGCTTGGGTCAACAGCAACCCGGTGGACACCGAGAAAGAAGTCGATTTGCTGATCAAATCGGCCAACGCCAACCCGGACGTGGTCAGCGCGGTGATCGTCGGCAACGAAGCCTTGCTGCGCAAGGAAGTCACTGGCACGCAACTGGTCCGGTTGATCAACAAGGTCAAGAGCCAGGTCAAGCAACCGGTCACTTACGCCGATGTCTGGGAGTTCTGGCTCAAGCATCCGGAAGTCGCGCCAGCGGTGGATTTCCTGACCATCCATTTGCTGCCGTACTGGGAAGATGATCCATCGAACATCGACGTCGCCCTGCAACATGTCGCGGATGTGCGCCAAGTGTTCGGCAATAAGTTCGCACCGAAAGACGTGATGATCGGCGAAACCGGCTGGCCGAGCGAAGGCCGCCAGCGCGAGACCGCCCTGCCGAGTCGGGTCAATGAAGCCAAATTCATTCGTGGTTTTGTCGCGATGGCCGAGAAGGAAGGCTGGCATTACAACCTGATCGAAGCGTTTGACCAGCCGTGGAAGCGCGGCAGTGAAGGCGCAGTCGGTGGCTATTGGGGCTTGTTTGACGCCGATCGTCAGGACAAGGGTGTGCTGGCCGGGCCGGTGACCAATGTGCCGTTCTGGAAGGAATGGCTGGCGGTCGGCGGGTTGATTTTCCTTGGCACGCTGATCCTTGGCGGTCGCGTTCGCACTACGCGTTCGGCGCTGGTGTTGCCGCTGCTCGGCGCCCTCGCCGCTTGTACGATTGGCGCTTGGGGTGATCTGGCGCGGGTGACCACGCGGTTCACCAGTGAGTGGCTGTGGGTTGGCTTGCTGACTGCGTTGAATCTGTTGGTGTTGGCGCATGCGGCGCTGACGCTGAGTGCTCGCACTGGCTGGCGTGAACGGGCATTCAATCTGCTGGAGCGACGCGCCGGCTGGCTGGTCGCGGCAGCAGGATTTGCCGCGGCGGTGATGATGCTGGAGATGGTCTTCGATCCGCGTTATCGCAGTTTTGCGAGCATGGCGTTTGTGCTGCCGGCGCTGGTTTATCTGTGTCGCCCAGTGAGTGTGCCGCGCCGGGAAATTGCCCTGCTGACGTTTATAGTCGGCGCGGGGATTGCGCCGCAGTTTTATCAGGAAGGTTTGCAGAATCAGCAGGCGTGGGGCTGGGCGTTGGTCAGCGTGTTGATGGTGGCTGCTTTGTGGCGCTGCCTGCGGGTTCGCAGCCTCTGA
- the gltA gene encoding citrate synthase, translating to MADKKAQLIIEGAAPVELPILTGTVGPDVIDVRGLTATGRFTFDPGFMSTASCESKITYIDGDNGILLHRGYPIEQLAEKSDYLETCYLLLNGELPTAEQKAQFVSTVKNHTMVHEQLKTFFNGFRRDAHPMAVMCGVVGALSAFYHDSLDINNPQHREISAIRLVAKMPTLAAMVYKYSMGQPMMYPRNDLTYAENFLHMMFNTPCEIKPISPVLAKAMDRIFILHADHEQNASTSTVRLAGSSGANPFACIAAGIAALWGPAHGGANEAVLTMLDEIGDVSNIDKFIAKAKDKNDPFKLMGFGHRVYKNRDPRATVMKQTCDEVLKELGINNDPQLELAMRLEEIALTDPYFIERSLYPNVDFYSGIILKAIGIPTSMFTVIFALARTVGWISHWKEMLSSPYKIGRPRQLYTGYESRDITKLEDRK from the coding sequence ATGGCTGACAAAAAAGCGCAGTTGATCATCGAGGGCGCAGCCCCCGTCGAGCTGCCCATTTTAACCGGCACCGTTGGTCCCGATGTAATCGATGTTCGGGGCCTGACGGCCACGGGCCGCTTCACTTTCGACCCAGGTTTCATGTCGACCGCCTCGTGCGAATCGAAGATCACCTATATCGACGGCGACAACGGCATTCTGTTGCACCGCGGCTACCCGATCGAACAGCTGGCTGAAAAATCGGACTACCTGGAAACCTGCTACCTGCTGCTCAACGGCGAACTGCCGACCGCAGAGCAGAAGGCCCAGTTCGTCAGCACCGTGAAAAACCACACCATGGTTCACGAGCAGCTGAAAACCTTCTTCAACGGCTTCCGTCGCGACGCCCACCCAATGGCCGTCATGTGCGGTGTAGTCGGCGCCCTCTCGGCCTTCTACCACGACTCCCTCGACATCAATAACCCGCAGCATCGCGAAATCTCCGCGATCCGTCTGGTTGCCAAGATGCCGACCCTGGCAGCGATGGTTTACAAGTACTCCATGGGCCAACCCATGATGTACCCGCGCAACGACCTGACGTACGCGGAAAACTTCCTGCACATGATGTTCAACACCCCGTGCGAGATCAAACCGATCAGCCCGGTGCTCGCCAAGGCCATGGACCGGATCTTCATCCTCCACGCCGACCACGAGCAGAACGCGTCGACTTCTACTGTGCGTCTGGCCGGCTCTTCGGGTGCAAACCCGTTCGCCTGTATCGCCGCCGGTATCGCCGCACTGTGGGGCCCTGCCCACGGCGGTGCGAACGAAGCCGTGCTGACCATGCTTGACGAGATTGGCGATGTTTCCAACATCGACAAGTTCATCGCCAAGGCCAAGGACAAGAACGATCCGTTCAAACTGATGGGCTTCGGTCACCGCGTTTACAAGAACCGCGATCCTCGCGCGACTGTAATGAAGCAGACCTGCGACGAAGTACTGAAGGAACTGGGCATCAACAACGATCCGCAACTCGAACTGGCCATGCGCCTGGAAGAGATCGCGCTGACCGACCCGTACTTCATCGAACGCTCGCTGTACCCGAACGTCGACTTCTACTCGGGGATCATCCTCAAGGCGATCGGCATTCCGACCAGCATGTTCACCGTGATTTTCGCGCTGGCACGTACTGTTGGCTGGATCTCCCACTGGAAAGAAATGCTCTCCAGCCCGTACAAGATTGGCCGTCCGCGCCAGTTGTACACCGGCTACGAGTCGCGTGACATTACCAAGCTGGAAGACCGCAAATAA
- a CDS encoding cation acetate symporter, whose translation MIRRLLALLSVAAFAPGVWAADALTGEVAKQPLNIPAILMFVAFVGATLYITYWASKKNNSAADYYAAGGKITGFQNGLAIAGDYMSAASFLGISALVFTSGYDGLIYSIGFLVGWPIILFLIAERLRNLGKYTFADVASYRLGQTQIRTLSACGSLVVVAFYLIAQMVGAGKLIQLLFGLDYHVAVILVGVLMCMYVLFGGMLATTWVQIIKAVLLLSGASFMALMVMKHVGFDFNTLFSEAIKVHAKGEAIMSPGGLVKDPISAFSLGLALMFGTAGLPHILMRFFTVSDAKEARKSVLYATGFIGYFYILTFIIGFGAILLVSTNPAFKDAAGALLGGNNMAAVHLANAVGGSIFLGFISAVAFATILAVVAGLTLAGASAVSHDLYASVIKKGKANEKDEIRVSKITTIALAVLAIGLGILFESQNIAFMVGLAFSIAASCNFPVLLLSMYWKKLTTRGAMIGGWLGLVSAVGLMVLGPTIWVQILHHEKAIFPYEYPALFSMIIAFVGIWFFSITDKSAAADKERALFFPQFVRSQTGLGASGAVSH comes from the coding sequence ATGATCCGGCGTCTACTGGCTTTATTGAGTGTTGCAGCGTTCGCACCGGGTGTCTGGGCGGCGGATGCATTGACGGGTGAAGTGGCCAAACAGCCGCTGAACATTCCGGCGATCCTGATGTTCGTCGCCTTCGTTGGCGCGACGTTGTACATCACCTACTGGGCCTCGAAGAAAAACAACTCGGCGGCCGACTACTATGCGGCGGGCGGCAAGATCACCGGTTTCCAGAATGGTCTGGCAATTGCCGGTGACTACATGTCGGCGGCGTCCTTCCTGGGGATTTCCGCGCTGGTGTTCACCTCCGGCTACGATGGCCTGATCTACTCGATCGGCTTCCTGGTGGGCTGGCCGATCATTCTGTTCCTGATCGCCGAGCGTCTGCGTAACCTGGGTAAATACACGTTTGCCGACGTGGCGTCCTACCGCCTCGGGCAAACCCAGATTCGCACCCTGTCGGCCTGCGGTTCGCTGGTGGTGGTCGCGTTCTACCTGATCGCGCAAATGGTCGGTGCCGGCAAGTTGATCCAGCTGTTGTTCGGTCTGGACTACCACGTCGCGGTGATTCTGGTCGGTGTGCTGATGTGCATGTACGTGCTGTTCGGCGGCATGCTGGCGACCACCTGGGTGCAGATCATCAAGGCTGTGCTGTTGCTGTCCGGTGCTTCGTTCATGGCGTTGATGGTGATGAAGCACGTAGGCTTCGACTTCAACACGCTGTTCTCCGAGGCGATCAAGGTTCACGCCAAAGGCGAAGCGATCATGAGCCCGGGCGGTCTGGTCAAGGATCCGATTTCGGCCTTCTCGCTGGGTCTGGCGCTGATGTTCGGTACGGCTGGCCTGCCACACATTCTGATGCGCTTCTTCACCGTGAGTGACGCAAAAGAAGCTCGCAAGAGCGTGCTCTACGCAACTGGCTTCATCGGTTACTTCTACATCCTGACCTTCATCATCGGCTTCGGCGCGATCCTGCTGGTCAGCACTAACCCGGCCTTCAAAGATGCGGCTGGCGCGCTGTTGGGCGGCAACAACATGGCGGCGGTGCACCTGGCCAATGCGGTCGGCGGCAGTATCTTCCTCGGCTTTATCTCGGCGGTGGCGTTCGCGACCATTCTGGCGGTTGTGGCAGGCCTGACGCTGGCGGGTGCTTCGGCGGTTTCTCACGATCTGTATGCCAGTGTGATCAAGAAGGGCAAGGCAAACGAGAAGGACGAGATTCGTGTCTCGAAGATCACTACCATTGCCTTGGCGGTGTTGGCGATTGGCTTGGGCATCCTGTTCGAAAGCCAGAACATTGCGTTCATGGTGGGCCTGGCGTTCTCGATCGCGGCGAGCTGTAACTTCCCGGTACTGCTGCTTTCGATGTACTGGAAGAAGTTGACCACTCGTGGGGCGATGATTGGCGGCTGGCTGGGTCTGGTGAGTGCCGTTGGTTTGATGGTGCTTGGCCCGACCATCTGGGTGCAGATTCTGCATCATGAGAAGGCGATCTTCCCTTACGAGTATCCGGCGTTGTTCTCGATGATCATCGCTTTTGTCGGGATCTGGTTCTTCTCGATTACTGACAAGTCGGCGGCTGCGGACAAGGAGCGGGCGTTGTTCTTCCCGCAGTTTGTGCGTTCGCAGACTGGGTTGGGGGCGAGTGGGGCGGTTTCGCATTGA